The Gordonia westfalica genome has a window encoding:
- a CDS encoding LGFP repeat-containing protein yields the protein MRDFTKLADGAVMAFQGGVLYRKDGKDHHVVKGVIGQRWALEGYEKGPLGWPTSDEISNGTGGKRQAFEHGVLEWDPSGAVKKIGDAAKDLTLVNAAGIPLAVEAVDLIAA from the coding sequence GTGCGCGACTTCACCAAGCTCGCCGACGGCGCAGTCATGGCGTTCCAGGGTGGCGTGCTCTACCGCAAGGACGGCAAGGACCACCACGTCGTGAAGGGCGTCATCGGCCAGCGCTGGGCGCTCGAGGGCTACGAGAAGGGCCCGCTCGGCTGGCCGACGTCGGACGAGATCTCGAACGGCACGGGCGGCAAGCGTCAGGCGTTCGAGCACGGCGTCCTCGAGTGGGACCCCTCAGGCGCGGTGAAGAAGATCGGCGACGCCGCGAAGGATCTCACTCTCGTCAACGCGGCCGGCATCCCGCTGGCCGTCGAAGCAGTCGACCTCATCGCGGCCTGA